In Ciconia boyciana chromosome 12, ASM3463844v1, whole genome shotgun sequence, a genomic segment contains:
- the IL2RG gene encoding cytokine receptor common subunit gamma isoform X2, giving the protein MAVPGAFLAPFLLLLCRLGPYLAAARSPPGVECVLFNEEYMTCTWGSRETLTANYSLYYWYENRSPMVECKHYLQDQGVSIGCRFNQSEIIQFQPFHVLVNASLGGRTLEIPSKRMELQDLVKPEAPVNLTIRNMSSNQLQLTWTSPYPKAQCLEHAVKYKSNKDTSWTEHRVKGDVFSFPSVDYEKYYTFYVRSKINSYCGSTQLWSEWSVPVVWGSNSTSKGVECVLFNEEYMTCTWGSRETLTANYSLYYWYENRSPMVECKHYLQDQGVSIGCRFNQSEIIQFQPFHVLVNASLGGRTLEIPSKRMELQDLVKPEAPVNLTIRNMSSNQLQLTWTSPYPKAQCLEHAVKYKSNKDTSWTEHRVKGDVFSFPSVDYEKYYTFYVRSKINSYCGSTQLWSEWSVPVVWGSNSTSKGMAEEQLHWFWIHTVLIPIASCMILLVLVVLLVRMERVWVILMPRIPNPSKNFDELFITHNGNFQEWAGVPKDVMESFKPNYSESICYVSELPPKDSYEPLWQSSNHAPSVTPGAPAAPCEHSPYKNSYVGV; this is encoded by the exons ATGGCGGTGCCTGGCGCCTTCCTCgcgcccttcctcctcctcctctgcaggctgGGCCCCTACCTTgctgctgcccgcagccccccag GGGTGGAGTGTGTCCTCTTCAACGAGGAGTACATGACCTGCACATGGGGAAGCAGAGAGACGCTCACGGCCAACTACTCCCTCTACTACTG GTATGAGAACAGATCCCCCATGGTGGAGTGCAAGCACTACCTGCAGGACCAGGGCGTCAGCATCGGCTGCCGCTTCAACCAAAGCGAGATCATCCAGTTCCAGCCTTTCCACGTCCTCGTCAATGCCAGCCTCGGTGGCAGGACCCTGGAGATCCCCAGCAAGCGCATGGAGCTGCAGGACCTGG TGAAACCGGAGGCACCCGTCAACCTGACCATCCGCAACATGAGCAGCAACCAGCTGCAGCTGACGTGGACTTCCCCGTACCCCAAAGCCCAATGCCTGGAGCACGCCGTCAAGTACAAGAGCAACAAGGACACCAGCTGGACG GAGCACCGAGTGAAAGGAGAcgtcttctccttccccagtgtGGACTACGAGAAGTACTACACCTTCTATGTGCGCAGCAAGATCAACAGCTACTGcggcagcacccagctctggAGCGAGTGGAGCGTCCCTGTGGTCTGGGGCAGCAATTCCACCAGCAAGG GGGTGGAGTGTGTCCTCTTCAACGAGGAGTACATGACCTGCACATGGGGAAGCAGAGAGACGCTCACGGCCAACTACTCCCTCTACTACTG GTATGAGAACAGATCCCCCATGGTGGAGTGCAAGCACTACCTGCAGGACCAGGGCGTCAGCATCGGCTGCCGCTTCAACCAAAGCGAGATCATCCAGTTCCAGCCTTTCCACGTCCTCGTCAATGCCAGCCTCGGTGGCAGGACCCTGGAGATCCCCAGCAAGCGCATGGAGCTGCAGGACCTGG TGAAACCGGAGGCACCCGTCAACCTGACCATCCGCAACATGAGCAGCAACCAGCTGCAGCTGACGTGGACTTCCCCGTACCCCAAAGCCCAATGCCTGGAGCACGCCGTCAAGTACAAGAGCAACAAGGACACCAGCTGGACG GAGCACCGAGTGAAAGGAGAcgtcttctccttccccagtgtGGACTACGAGAAGTACTACACCTTCTATGTGCGCAGCAAGATCAACAGCTACTGcggcagcacccagctctggAGCGAGTGGAGCGTCCCTGTGGTCTGGGGCAGCAATTCCACCAGCAAGG GCATGGCGGAGGAGCAGCTGCACTGGTTCTGGATCCACACGGTGTTGATCCCCATTGCCTCCTGCATGATCCTGCTGGTCCTTGTCGTCCTGCTGGTACGCATGGAAAG GGTGTGGGTCATCCTCATGCCCCGAATCCCCAACCCCAGCAAGAACTTCGACGAGCTCTTCATCACCCACAACGGCAACTTCCAG GAATGGGCCGGAGTCCCCAAAGACGTCATGGAGAGCTTCAAGCCCAACTACAGCGAGAGCATCTGCTACGTGAGCGAGCTGCCCCCCAAGGACAGTTACGAGCCCCTCTGGCAAAGCAGCAACCATGCACCGTCTGTGACGCCCggggccccggccgcccctTGTGAGCACAGCCCCTACAAGAACAGCTACGTGGGAGTGTGA
- the IL2RG gene encoding cytokine receptor common subunit gamma isoform X3, with protein MTCTWGSRETLTANYSLYYWYENRSPMVECKHYLQDQGVSIGCRFNQSEIIQFQPFHVLVNASLGGRTLEIPSKRMELQDLVKPEAPVNLTIRNMSSNQLQLTWTSPYPKAQCLEHAVKYKSNKDTSWTEHRVKGDVFSFPSVDYEKYYTFYVRSKINSYCGSTQLWSEWSVPVVWGSNSTSKGVECVLFNEEYMTCTWGSRETLTANYSLYYWYENRSPMVECKHYLQDQGVSIGCRFNQSEIIQFQPFHVLVNASLGGRTLEIPSKRMELQDLVKPEAPVNLTIRNMSSNQLQLTWTSPYPKAQCLEHAVKYKSNKDTSWTEHRVKGDVFSFPSVDYEKYYTFYVRSKINSYCGSTQLWSEWSVPVVWGSNSTSKGMAEEQLHWFWIHTVLIPIASCMILLVLVVLLVRMERVWVILMPRIPNPSKNFDELFITHNGNFQEWAGVPKDVMESFKPNYSESICYVSELPPKDSYEPLWQSSNHAPSVTPGAPAAPCEHSPYKNSYVGV; from the exons ATGACCTGCACATGGGGAAGCAGAGAGACGCTCACGGCCAACTACTCCCTCTACTACTG GTATGAGAACAGATCCCCCATGGTGGAGTGCAAGCACTACCTGCAGGACCAGGGCGTCAGCATCGGCTGCCGCTTCAACCAAAGCGAGATCATCCAGTTCCAGCCTTTCCACGTCCTCGTCAATGCCAGCCTCGGTGGCAGGACCCTGGAGATCCCCAGCAAGCGCATGGAGCTGCAGGACCTGG TGAAACCGGAGGCACCCGTCAACCTGACCATCCGCAACATGAGCAGCAACCAGCTGCAGCTGACGTGGACTTCCCCGTACCCCAAAGCCCAATGCCTGGAGCACGCCGTCAAGTACAAGAGCAACAAGGACACCAGCTGGACG GAGCACCGAGTGAAAGGAGAcgtcttctccttccccagtgtGGACTACGAGAAGTACTACACCTTCTATGTGCGCAGCAAGATCAACAGCTACTGcggcagcacccagctctggAGCGAGTGGAGCGTCCCTGTGGTCTGGGGCAGCAATTCCACCAGCAAGG GGGTGGAGTGTGTCCTCTTCAACGAGGAGTACATGACCTGCACATGGGGAAGCAGAGAGACGCTCACGGCCAACTACTCCCTCTACTACTG GTATGAGAACAGATCCCCCATGGTGGAGTGCAAGCACTACCTGCAGGACCAGGGCGTCAGCATCGGCTGCCGCTTCAACCAAAGCGAGATCATCCAGTTCCAGCCTTTCCACGTCCTCGTCAATGCCAGCCTCGGTGGCAGGACCCTGGAGATCCCCAGCAAGCGCATGGAGCTGCAGGACCTGG TGAAACCGGAGGCACCCGTCAACCTGACCATCCGCAACATGAGCAGCAACCAGCTGCAGCTGACGTGGACTTCCCCGTACCCCAAAGCCCAATGCCTGGAGCACGCCGTCAAGTACAAGAGCAACAAGGACACCAGCTGGACG GAGCACCGAGTGAAAGGAGAcgtcttctccttccccagtgtGGACTACGAGAAGTACTACACCTTCTATGTGCGCAGCAAGATCAACAGCTACTGcggcagcacccagctctggAGCGAGTGGAGCGTCCCTGTGGTCTGGGGCAGCAATTCCACCAGCAAGG GCATGGCGGAGGAGCAGCTGCACTGGTTCTGGATCCACACGGTGTTGATCCCCATTGCCTCCTGCATGATCCTGCTGGTCCTTGTCGTCCTGCTGGTACGCATGGAAAG GGTGTGGGTCATCCTCATGCCCCGAATCCCCAACCCCAGCAAGAACTTCGACGAGCTCTTCATCACCCACAACGGCAACTTCCAG GAATGGGCCGGAGTCCCCAAAGACGTCATGGAGAGCTTCAAGCCCAACTACAGCGAGAGCATCTGCTACGTGAGCGAGCTGCCCCCCAAGGACAGTTACGAGCCCCTCTGGCAAAGCAGCAACCATGCACCGTCTGTGACGCCCggggccccggccgcccctTGTGAGCACAGCCCCTACAAGAACAGCTACGTGGGAGTGTGA
- the IL2RG gene encoding cytokine receptor common subunit gamma isoform X4: MAVPGAFLAPFLLLLCRLGPYLAAARSPPGVECVLFNEEYMTCTWGSRETLTANYSLYYWYENRSPMVECKHYLQDQGVSIGCRFNQSEIIQFQPFHVLVNASLGGRTLEIPSKRMELQDLVKPEAPVNLTIRNMSSNQLQLTWTSPYPKAQCLEHAVKYKSNKDTSWTEHRVKGDVFSFPSVDYEKYYTFYVRSKINSYCGSTQLWSEWSVPVVWGSNSTSKGMAEEQLHWFWIHTVLIPIASCMILLVLVVLLVRMERVWVILMPRIPNPSKNFDELFITHNGNFQEWAGVPKDVMESFKPNYSESICYVSELPPKDSYEPLWQSSNHAPSVTPGAPAAPCEHSPYKNSYVGV; the protein is encoded by the exons ATGGCGGTGCCTGGCGCCTTCCTCgcgcccttcctcctcctcctctgcaggctgGGCCCCTACCTTgctgctgcccgcagccccccag GGGTGGAGTGTGTCCTCTTCAACGAGGAGTACATGACCTGCACATGGGGAAGCAGAGAGACGCTCACGGCCAACTACTCCCTCTACTACTG GTATGAGAACAGATCCCCCATGGTGGAGTGCAAGCACTACCTGCAGGACCAGGGCGTCAGCATCGGCTGCCGCTTCAACCAAAGCGAGATCATCCAGTTCCAGCCTTTCCACGTCCTCGTCAATGCCAGCCTCGGTGGCAGGACCCTGGAGATCCCCAGCAAGCGCATGGAGCTGCAGGACCTGG TGAAACCGGAGGCACCCGTCAACCTGACCATCCGCAACATGAGCAGCAACCAGCTGCAGCTGACGTGGACTTCCCCGTACCCCAAAGCCCAATGCCTGGAGCACGCCGTCAAGTACAAGAGCAACAAGGACACCAGCTGGACG GAGCACCGAGTGAAAGGAGAcgtcttctccttccccagtgtGGACTACGAGAAGTACTACACCTTCTATGTGCGCAGCAAGATCAACAGCTACTGcggcagcacccagctctggAGCGAGTGGAGCGTCCCTGTGGTCTGGGGCAGCAATTCCACCAGCAAGG GCATGGCGGAGGAGCAGCTGCACTGGTTCTGGATCCACACGGTGTTGATCCCCATTGCCTCCTGCATGATCCTGCTGGTCCTTGTCGTCCTGCTGGTACGCATGGAAAG GGTGTGGGTCATCCTCATGCCCCGAATCCCCAACCCCAGCAAGAACTTCGACGAGCTCTTCATCACCCACAACGGCAACTTCCAG GAATGGGCCGGAGTCCCCAAAGACGTCATGGAGAGCTTCAAGCCCAACTACAGCGAGAGCATCTGCTACGTGAGCGAGCTGCCCCCCAAGGACAGTTACGAGCCCCTCTGGCAAAGCAGCAACCATGCACCGTCTGTGACGCCCggggccccggccgcccctTGTGAGCACAGCCCCTACAAGAACAGCTACGTGGGAGTGTGA
- the LOC140658492 gene encoding sestrin-3-like isoform X2, whose protein sequence is MIVCPQSVEHPRGSRCQRLPGQVVKMSGSDSERPQFLFVKVLASRGRLEAVTQQMGYHPQYLDSFLKTQHYLMHMDGPLPFDCRHYIAIMAAARHQCRYLVNLHVLQFLRAGGDPQWLRGLDFIPPKLRNLNEINKILAHRPWLITKEHIEKLLKISEWSWSLAELVHAVVLLAHCHALASFVFGCGCEQDEGPGGRGLLKPLSPGNQCFCEATAGNGCSQELLCINRKRSLDSCMELDSLRERVQRIHVETEGREEMRLLQQDREEDTDGEVTSAANLACYMQDPDFGYQDFARRDEDQTQDYSWEDHGFSLVNRLYSDIGHLLDEKFRMVDGLQSSAMAKRQGCEPSVFKRGIWNYIHCMFGIRYDDYDYAEVNQLLERMLKVYIKTVTCYPEKTNSEMFDRFWKQFKHSEKVHVNLLILEARMQAELLYALQAITQYMIS, encoded by the exons ATGATCGTGTGTCCCCAGAGTGTGGAGCACCCGCGAGGAAGCCGGTGCCAGCGGCTGCCGGGGCAG GTAGTGAAGATGTCCGGCAGCGACTCTGAGCGCCCCCAGTTCCTCTTCGTGAAGGTGCTGGCGAGCCGGGGGCGGCTGGAGGCGGTGACCCAGCAGATGGGCTACCACCCGCAGTACCTCGACAGCTTCCTCAAGACGCAGCACTACCTGATGCACATGGACGGCCCGCTGCCCTTTGACTGCCGGCACTACATCGCCATCATG GCAGCCGCCCGGCACCAGTGCCGGTACCTGGTGAACCTGCATGTGCTGCAGTTCCTGCGGGCAGGGGGTGATCCCCAGTGGCTGCGCGGCCTCGACTTCATCCCCCCCAAACTCCGCAACCTCAACGAGATCAACAAGATCCTGGCACACCGGCCATGGCTCATCACCAAGGAGCACATTGAG aagctgctgaaaaTCAGCGAGTGGAGCTGGTCGCTGGCAGAGCTGGTGCACGCCGTCGTCCTCCTGGCACACTGCCACGCGCTCGCCAGCTTTGTCTTTGGCTGTGGCTGCGAGCAGGACGAGGGGCCAGGGGGCCGAGGCTTGCTGAAGCCCTTGTCGCCCGGGAACCAGTGCTTCTGTGAAGCCACCGCCGGCAACggctgcagccaggagctgctgtgcatCAACCGCAAGCGG TCCCTGGACTCCTGCATGGAGCTGGATTCCCTCCGGGAACGTGTGCAGCGGATCCACGTGGAGAccgagggcagggaggagatgaggctgctgcagcaagaCCGAGAGGAAG ATACCGATGGGGAAGTCACCAGTGCTGCCAATCTTGCATGCTACATGCAGGACCCTGACTTTGGGTACCAGGACTTTGCCCGGCGTGACGAGGACCAGACGCAG GATTACTCCTGGGAAGACCATGGTTTCTCACTGGTCAATCGGCTCTACTCTGACATCGGGCATCTCCTGGATGAGAAGTTTCGGATGGTGGATGGTCTGCAAAGCAGTGCTATGGCCAAGCGGCAGGGCTGTGAACCCTCCGTCTTCAAGCGGGGCATCTGGAACTACATCCACTGCATGTTTGGCATTAG GTACGATGACTACGACTACGCAGAAGTGAATCAGCTCCTGGAGCGAATGCTCAAAGTTTACATTAAAACTGTAACCTGCTACCCAGAGAAGACAAACTCAGAAATGTTTGACAGGTTCTGGAAGCAGTTCAAGCACAGTGAAAAG GTCCACGTGAACCTGCTCATCCTGGAAGCCCGaatgcaggcagagctgctgtatGCATTGCAGGCCATCACCCAGTACATGATCTCCTAG
- the LOC140658492 gene encoding sestrin-3-like isoform X1, which translates to MIVCPQSVEHPRGSRCQRLPGQVVKMSGSDSERPQFLFVKVLASRGRLEAVTQQMGYHPQYLDSFLKTQHYLMHMDGPLPFDCRHYIAIMAAARHQCRYLVNLHVLQFLRAGGDPQWLRGLDFIPPKLRNLNEINKILAHRPWLITKEHIEKLLKISEWSWSLAELVHAVVLLAHCHALASFVFGCGCEQDEGPGGRGLLKPLSPGNQCFCEATAGNGCSQELLCINRKRSLDSCMELDSLRERVQRIHVETEGREEMRLLQQDREEDTDGEVTSAANLACYMQDPDFGYQDFARRDEDQTQVFRVQDYSWEDHGFSLVNRLYSDIGHLLDEKFRMVDGLQSSAMAKRQGCEPSVFKRGIWNYIHCMFGIRYDDYDYAEVNQLLERMLKVYIKTVTCYPEKTNSEMFDRFWKQFKHSEKVHVNLLILEARMQAELLYALQAITQYMIS; encoded by the exons ATGATCGTGTGTCCCCAGAGTGTGGAGCACCCGCGAGGAAGCCGGTGCCAGCGGCTGCCGGGGCAG GTAGTGAAGATGTCCGGCAGCGACTCTGAGCGCCCCCAGTTCCTCTTCGTGAAGGTGCTGGCGAGCCGGGGGCGGCTGGAGGCGGTGACCCAGCAGATGGGCTACCACCCGCAGTACCTCGACAGCTTCCTCAAGACGCAGCACTACCTGATGCACATGGACGGCCCGCTGCCCTTTGACTGCCGGCACTACATCGCCATCATG GCAGCCGCCCGGCACCAGTGCCGGTACCTGGTGAACCTGCATGTGCTGCAGTTCCTGCGGGCAGGGGGTGATCCCCAGTGGCTGCGCGGCCTCGACTTCATCCCCCCCAAACTCCGCAACCTCAACGAGATCAACAAGATCCTGGCACACCGGCCATGGCTCATCACCAAGGAGCACATTGAG aagctgctgaaaaTCAGCGAGTGGAGCTGGTCGCTGGCAGAGCTGGTGCACGCCGTCGTCCTCCTGGCACACTGCCACGCGCTCGCCAGCTTTGTCTTTGGCTGTGGCTGCGAGCAGGACGAGGGGCCAGGGGGCCGAGGCTTGCTGAAGCCCTTGTCGCCCGGGAACCAGTGCTTCTGTGAAGCCACCGCCGGCAACggctgcagccaggagctgctgtgcatCAACCGCAAGCGG TCCCTGGACTCCTGCATGGAGCTGGATTCCCTCCGGGAACGTGTGCAGCGGATCCACGTGGAGAccgagggcagggaggagatgaggctgctgcagcaagaCCGAGAGGAAG ATACCGATGGGGAAGTCACCAGTGCTGCCAATCTTGCATGCTACATGCAGGACCCTGACTTTGGGTACCAGGACTTTGCCCGGCGTGACGAGGACCAGACGCAGGTATTCAGAGTCCAG GATTACTCCTGGGAAGACCATGGTTTCTCACTGGTCAATCGGCTCTACTCTGACATCGGGCATCTCCTGGATGAGAAGTTTCGGATGGTGGATGGTCTGCAAAGCAGTGCTATGGCCAAGCGGCAGGGCTGTGAACCCTCCGTCTTCAAGCGGGGCATCTGGAACTACATCCACTGCATGTTTGGCATTAG GTACGATGACTACGACTACGCAGAAGTGAATCAGCTCCTGGAGCGAATGCTCAAAGTTTACATTAAAACTGTAACCTGCTACCCAGAGAAGACAAACTCAGAAATGTTTGACAGGTTCTGGAAGCAGTTCAAGCACAGTGAAAAG GTCCACGTGAACCTGCTCATCCTGGAAGCCCGaatgcaggcagagctgctgtatGCATTGCAGGCCATCACCCAGTACATGATCTCCTAG
- the IL2RG gene encoding cytokine receptor common subunit gamma isoform X1, which produces MCRDPWHVPCLPGAPPGPGAAAHHRGAQRCLSLAGVECVLFNEEYMTCTWGSRETLTANYSLYYWYENRSPMVECKHYLQDQGVSIGCRFNQSEIIQFQPFHVLVNASLGGRTLEIPSKRMELQDLVKPEAPVNLTIRNMSSNQLQLTWTSPYPKAQCLEHAVKYKSNKDTSWTEHRVKGDVFSFPSVDYEKYYTFYVRSKINSYCGSTQLWSEWSVPVVWGSNSTSKGVECVLFNEEYMTCTWGSRETLTANYSLYYWYENRSPMVECKHYLQDQGVSIGCRFNQSEIIQFQPFHVLVNASLGGRTLEIPSKRMELQDLVKPEAPVNLTIRNMSSNQLQLTWTSPYPKAQCLEHAVKYKSNKDTSWTEHRVKGDVFSFPSVDYEKYYTFYVRSKINSYCGSTQLWSEWSVPVVWGSNSTSKGMAEEQLHWFWIHTVLIPIASCMILLVLVVLLVRMERVWVILMPRIPNPSKNFDELFITHNGNFQEWAGVPKDVMESFKPNYSESICYVSELPPKDSYEPLWQSSNHAPSVTPGAPAAPCEHSPYKNSYVGV; this is translated from the exons ATGTGCAGAGACCCCTGGCATGTGCCATGTCTCCCCGGTGCACCTCCGGGCCCTGGTGCAGCCGCCCACCACCGTGGTGCCCAGCGGTGTCTGTCCCTTGCAGGGGTGGAGTGTGTCCTCTTCAACGAGGAGTACATGACCTGCACATGGGGAAGCAGAGAGACGCTCACGGCCAACTACTCCCTCTACTACTG GTATGAGAACAGATCCCCCATGGTGGAGTGCAAGCACTACCTGCAGGACCAGGGCGTCAGCATCGGCTGCCGCTTCAACCAAAGCGAGATCATCCAGTTCCAGCCTTTCCACGTCCTCGTCAATGCCAGCCTCGGTGGCAGGACCCTGGAGATCCCCAGCAAGCGCATGGAGCTGCAGGACCTGG TGAAACCGGAGGCACCCGTCAACCTGACCATCCGCAACATGAGCAGCAACCAGCTGCAGCTGACGTGGACTTCCCCGTACCCCAAAGCCCAATGCCTGGAGCACGCCGTCAAGTACAAGAGCAACAAGGACACCAGCTGGACG GAGCACCGAGTGAAAGGAGAcgtcttctccttccccagtgtGGACTACGAGAAGTACTACACCTTCTATGTGCGCAGCAAGATCAACAGCTACTGcggcagcacccagctctggAGCGAGTGGAGCGTCCCTGTGGTCTGGGGCAGCAATTCCACCAGCAAGG GGGTGGAGTGTGTCCTCTTCAACGAGGAGTACATGACCTGCACATGGGGAAGCAGAGAGACGCTCACGGCCAACTACTCCCTCTACTACTG GTATGAGAACAGATCCCCCATGGTGGAGTGCAAGCACTACCTGCAGGACCAGGGCGTCAGCATCGGCTGCCGCTTCAACCAAAGCGAGATCATCCAGTTCCAGCCTTTCCACGTCCTCGTCAATGCCAGCCTCGGTGGCAGGACCCTGGAGATCCCCAGCAAGCGCATGGAGCTGCAGGACCTGG TGAAACCGGAGGCACCCGTCAACCTGACCATCCGCAACATGAGCAGCAACCAGCTGCAGCTGACGTGGACTTCCCCGTACCCCAAAGCCCAATGCCTGGAGCACGCCGTCAAGTACAAGAGCAACAAGGACACCAGCTGGACG GAGCACCGAGTGAAAGGAGAcgtcttctccttccccagtgtGGACTACGAGAAGTACTACACCTTCTATGTGCGCAGCAAGATCAACAGCTACTGcggcagcacccagctctggAGCGAGTGGAGCGTCCCTGTGGTCTGGGGCAGCAATTCCACCAGCAAGG GCATGGCGGAGGAGCAGCTGCACTGGTTCTGGATCCACACGGTGTTGATCCCCATTGCCTCCTGCATGATCCTGCTGGTCCTTGTCGTCCTGCTGGTACGCATGGAAAG GGTGTGGGTCATCCTCATGCCCCGAATCCCCAACCCCAGCAAGAACTTCGACGAGCTCTTCATCACCCACAACGGCAACTTCCAG GAATGGGCCGGAGTCCCCAAAGACGTCATGGAGAGCTTCAAGCCCAACTACAGCGAGAGCATCTGCTACGTGAGCGAGCTGCCCCCCAAGGACAGTTACGAGCCCCTCTGGCAAAGCAGCAACCATGCACCGTCTGTGACGCCCggggccccggccgcccctTGTGAGCACAGCCCCTACAAGAACAGCTACGTGGGAGTGTGA
- the C12HXorf65 gene encoding LOW QUALITY PROTEIN: uncharacterized protein CXorf65 homolog (The sequence of the model RefSeq protein was modified relative to this genomic sequence to represent the inferred CDS: deleted 2 bases in 1 codon) yields MFLYVKHGGESPPGHPTGACPPGTGGMRRGLAGRRARSGLCGRCQGRRLPSATAALPPDDQSFLANANCAVLRLLSYVRRMVGVPNTSVIDLCDELGTPKLLFQVTSLNKRASEFLQAHGTYYVCGVEFRARRTEEEHWCWSFTPLLEHPSPALTEALQLQGKHVHRRQTGAPQMPEERRTPDTETLPSMAQGQGVGKASGRGPGRAGTEGTRCKAASPPERGRGRASRTGGAGSQ; encoded by the exons ATGTTCCTCTACGTCAAGCACGGGGGTGAGTCCCCTCCCGGCCATCCCACGGGTGCCTGCCCCCCGGGCACGGGGGGGATGCGCCGTGGCCTCGCCGGGCGGCGGGCTCGG TCTGGGCTCTGCGGCCGTTGCCAGGGCCGCCGGCTGCCCTCAGCCACCGCCGCTCTCCCTCCAGATGACCAGAGCTTCCTGGCCAACGCCAACTGCGCCGTCCTGCGGCTGCTCTCCTACGTGAGGAGGATGGTGGGGGTCCCCAACACCA GCGTCATCGACCTGTGTGACGAGCTGGGCACCCCCAAGCTGCTCTTCCAGGTGACCAGCCTGAACAAGAGGGCCAGCGAGTTCCTCCAGGCACATGGCACCTACTATGTGTGCGGGGTGGAGTTCAGAGCACGTC GGACCGAGGAGGAGCACTGGTGCTGGTCCTTCACGCCCCTCCTGGAGcaccccagcccagcactgacAG aggccctgcagctgcagggcaaGCATGTGCACAGGAGGCAGACCGGTGCCCCACAGAtgccagaggagaggaggacgCCTGACACAGAGACACTGCCCTCCATGGCGCAAGGCCAAGGAGTG GGGAAGGCATCGGGGCGAggcccaggcagagcagggaccgAGGGGACCCGGTGCAAAGCAGCTTCACCTCCAGAGCGTGGCCGGGGCCGGGCCAGCAGGACAGGCGGCGCTGGGTCTCAATAA
- the LOC140658492 gene encoding sestrin-3-like isoform X3, whose protein sequence is MVVKMSGSDSERPQFLFVKVLASRGRLEAVTQQMGYHPQYLDSFLKTQHYLMHMDGPLPFDCRHYIAIMAAARHQCRYLVNLHVLQFLRAGGDPQWLRGLDFIPPKLRNLNEINKILAHRPWLITKEHIEKLLKISEWSWSLAELVHAVVLLAHCHALASFVFGCGCEQDEGPGGRGLLKPLSPGNQCFCEATAGNGCSQELLCINRKRSLDSCMELDSLRERVQRIHVETEGREEMRLLQQDREEDTDGEVTSAANLACYMQDPDFGYQDFARRDEDQTQVFRVQDYSWEDHGFSLVNRLYSDIGHLLDEKFRMVDGLQSSAMAKRQGCEPSVFKRGIWNYIHCMFGIRYDDYDYAEVNQLLERMLKVYIKTVTCYPEKTNSEMFDRFWKQFKHSEKVHVNLLILEARMQAELLYALQAITQYMIS, encoded by the exons ATG GTAGTGAAGATGTCCGGCAGCGACTCTGAGCGCCCCCAGTTCCTCTTCGTGAAGGTGCTGGCGAGCCGGGGGCGGCTGGAGGCGGTGACCCAGCAGATGGGCTACCACCCGCAGTACCTCGACAGCTTCCTCAAGACGCAGCACTACCTGATGCACATGGACGGCCCGCTGCCCTTTGACTGCCGGCACTACATCGCCATCATG GCAGCCGCCCGGCACCAGTGCCGGTACCTGGTGAACCTGCATGTGCTGCAGTTCCTGCGGGCAGGGGGTGATCCCCAGTGGCTGCGCGGCCTCGACTTCATCCCCCCCAAACTCCGCAACCTCAACGAGATCAACAAGATCCTGGCACACCGGCCATGGCTCATCACCAAGGAGCACATTGAG aagctgctgaaaaTCAGCGAGTGGAGCTGGTCGCTGGCAGAGCTGGTGCACGCCGTCGTCCTCCTGGCACACTGCCACGCGCTCGCCAGCTTTGTCTTTGGCTGTGGCTGCGAGCAGGACGAGGGGCCAGGGGGCCGAGGCTTGCTGAAGCCCTTGTCGCCCGGGAACCAGTGCTTCTGTGAAGCCACCGCCGGCAACggctgcagccaggagctgctgtgcatCAACCGCAAGCGG TCCCTGGACTCCTGCATGGAGCTGGATTCCCTCCGGGAACGTGTGCAGCGGATCCACGTGGAGAccgagggcagggaggagatgaggctgctgcagcaagaCCGAGAGGAAG ATACCGATGGGGAAGTCACCAGTGCTGCCAATCTTGCATGCTACATGCAGGACCCTGACTTTGGGTACCAGGACTTTGCCCGGCGTGACGAGGACCAGACGCAGGTATTCAGAGTCCAG GATTACTCCTGGGAAGACCATGGTTTCTCACTGGTCAATCGGCTCTACTCTGACATCGGGCATCTCCTGGATGAGAAGTTTCGGATGGTGGATGGTCTGCAAAGCAGTGCTATGGCCAAGCGGCAGGGCTGTGAACCCTCCGTCTTCAAGCGGGGCATCTGGAACTACATCCACTGCATGTTTGGCATTAG GTACGATGACTACGACTACGCAGAAGTGAATCAGCTCCTGGAGCGAATGCTCAAAGTTTACATTAAAACTGTAACCTGCTACCCAGAGAAGACAAACTCAGAAATGTTTGACAGGTTCTGGAAGCAGTTCAAGCACAGTGAAAAG GTCCACGTGAACCTGCTCATCCTGGAAGCCCGaatgcaggcagagctgctgtatGCATTGCAGGCCATCACCCAGTACATGATCTCCTAG